In the Rhodospirillaceae bacterium genome, one interval contains:
- the flaF gene encoding flagellar biosynthesis regulator FlaF: MSKDKYAAYSQQQKQNLTPREVEAMAFTKAALLLEDAKKVSGNIDEFSRALRFNHLLWTIMQADITEEENQLPPEIKANVMSLSIFVDKQTTKALRSANSNDLDVLININRNLAAGLRTNPGDQAAIDANAAAAATVPGGTTPVDSA, encoded by the coding sequence ATGTCTAAAGATAAATACGCAGCTTATTCTCAGCAGCAGAAACAGAATCTGACGCCACGAGAAGTTGAGGCCATGGCCTTTACCAAAGCGGCTTTGCTTCTTGAAGATGCGAAGAAGGTCTCCGGCAATATCGATGAGTTCTCGCGCGCTTTGCGATTTAATCATCTGTTGTGGACCATCATGCAGGCCGACATCACGGAAGAAGAAAACCAACTCCCGCCGGAGATTAAGGCCAACGTGATGAGCCTTAGTATTTTTGTTGATAAGCAAACCACCAAGGCGCTGCGCTCGGCCAACAGCAACGATCTTGATGTGCTGATCAATATTAACCGTAATCTTGCAGCAGGCTTACGAACGAATCCAGGGGACCAAGCGGCAATTGATGCCAATGCAGCCGCTGCAGCTACCGTCCCGGGCGGCACAACCCCGGTCGACAGCGCCTGA
- a CDS encoding flagellin → MSGDISLSTATRTNLLSLQRTTSLIGRTQERLATGLKVNNAIDDALAFFKSRNLNARAEDLASIKDEISNGISVIRAAVQGLEAIESTLKQMKALAQSAISSPESSTRAKLASQFNELRSQVDNLAEDSSFNGTNLLKNNTTEFQAGADNLTVKFNERQDDTPGTATGPLNQLVVSGVSATDFASIVASSATATGVAGSANVWGQTGTAAISAINAQIRSIDSALITVRQVAQELGTNSSMLEIRRNFTADLINTLRGGASDLVNADLNEESANLLSLQTRQQLGTISLSIAQQSEQAVLRLF, encoded by the coding sequence ATGTCCGGAGATATTTCACTCTCGACGGCGACGCGAACAAACCTTTTGTCGTTGCAAAGAACTACAAGTCTAATTGGTCGCACCCAAGAACGCTTGGCGACTGGCCTCAAAGTGAACAACGCGATTGATGATGCGTTGGCCTTCTTTAAATCCCGTAACTTGAATGCACGTGCTGAAGATTTGGCATCCATTAAGGATGAAATTTCCAACGGTATTAGTGTCATTAGGGCGGCTGTCCAAGGTCTTGAAGCCATCGAGTCCACACTGAAGCAGATGAAAGCCTTGGCGCAGTCCGCCATTTCATCTCCAGAAAGTTCGACTCGTGCGAAACTGGCCAGCCAGTTCAACGAATTGCGCTCACAGGTTGACAACTTGGCAGAGGACTCCAGCTTTAACGGGACCAACCTGCTGAAGAACAACACCACCGAATTCCAAGCTGGTGCAGACAACCTCACCGTTAAATTTAACGAACGTCAGGATGACACACCTGGAACAGCGACCGGTCCATTGAACCAGTTGGTCGTCTCCGGTGTTTCAGCCACTGACTTTGCCTCCATCGTTGCGAGCTCGGCCACAGCCACCGGTGTTGCCGGATCGGCAAACGTCTGGGGACAAACCGGAACAGCTGCCATCAGTGCAATTAACGCGCAGATCCGTTCTATCGACTCGGCGTTGATTACCGTGCGTCAGGTTGCTCAGGAATTGGGTACCAACTCTTCAATGTTGGAAATTCGTCGTAACTTTACGGCTGATTTGATCAACACGCTGAGAGGCGGTGCTTCTGATTTGGTCAACGCTGACCTCAACGAAGAATCTGCGAACTTGCTCTCGCTGCAAACACGTCAGCAGTTGGGTACGATTTCGCTTTCCATCGCGCAGCAGTCTGAACAGGCCGTTCTGCGACTCTTCTAA
- a CDS encoding flagellin, with translation MGDISLSNATRTNLLSLQRTTNLIGRTQERLATGLKVNSAIDDALAFFKARNLNARASDLSSIKDSITDGINVIRSAIQGLEAIESTLKQLKAIAQSAISSPESSTRAKLASQFNELRSQVDNLAEDSSFNGTNLLKNSSEAFAAGADNLTVKFNERQDTALNQIVVSGVSATDFASIIASSATATGTAGSATVWGQTGSAAVSAINAAIRGIDSALVTVRQVAQNLGTNSSLLEIRRDFTANLVNTLRGGASELVNADLNEESANLLSLQTRQQLGTISLSIAQQSEQSVLRLF, from the coding sequence ATGGGTGATATTTCCCTATCGAATGCGACACGCACAAACCTGCTGTCGCTCCAAAGAACCACCAATCTTATTGGCCGAACTCAAGAGCGTCTGGCAACAGGCCTCAAAGTTAACAGTGCCATTGACGATGCCTTGGCCTTCTTTAAGGCTCGTAACCTCAACGCCCGTGCGTCTGACTTGTCGTCCATTAAAGACAGCATCACCGACGGTATTAACGTTATTCGGTCTGCTATTCAGGGTTTGGAAGCCATTGAATCCACCCTTAAGCAGCTTAAAGCTATTGCACAATCCGCTATTTCGTCACCGGAAAGCTCGACCCGTGCAAAACTGGCAAGCCAGTTCAACGAACTGCGGTCTCAGGTTGATAACCTGGCCGAAGACTCCAGCTTCAACGGCACAAATCTGCTGAAAAACTCCTCTGAGGCATTCGCAGCGGGTGCTGATAACCTGACTGTTAAGTTTAACGAACGTCAGGATACCGCCCTAAACCAGATCGTCGTGTCCGGTGTGTCCGCCACTGACTTTGCCTCTATCATAGCATCGTCTGCAACAGCGACCGGGACAGCCGGGTCGGCCACTGTTTGGGGACAAACTGGCTCAGCCGCTGTGTCCGCCATCAACGCGGCAATCCGCGGCATCGACTCTGCTCTTGTGACTGTGCGTCAGGTTGCGCAGAACTTGGGTACCAACTCATCCTTGTTGGAAATCCGTAGAGACTTCACGGCCAACCTGGTCAACACACTGCGTGGCGGTGCATCTGAGCTCGTCAACGCTGACCTTAACGAAGAATCGGCTAACCTTCTGTCACTGCAAACCAGACAGCAGCTTGGTACGATTTCGCTCTCGATCGCGCAGCAGTCTGAACAGTCCGTCTTGCGGTTGTTCTAA
- a CDS encoding tetratricopeptide repeat protein, with protein sequence MTAGQGTSPLLSQAVSYLQEGDAESADLLLETYLARKPEDTQALFIAALCRHALGDNDAAIAHLKKSLTLAPQEVRAAMQLASIYADLGQAHEALTTLDDAVAVVPNDIELVLAKAALHRRFGDAVAAEATAELALRISPNMARAHYALGLAKAQRRHPSGARLAFQKAVELDPAFADAWVNLGVVEKGVGDLTSAANSFQQALKLKPDDPVAHNNFGNLLLEQRTFDAALKSYHRAVALDPHYLDAKVNLALALRESGDVDGCIVALKKVLQEHPNQASVLNAYGNALRQAERFKEAQHALESALELEPENAEVLNNLGLVLALLGERFTAADMFERACALRPDMPVLANNYGTLLLKMFDLEAAIYQLARAVSLDSTYLDALVNLGVAHFMRGNYDEAIRAYRQTLSIDSYNAFAHYSLGVALLEQQDLTEAVKEIEYALIVNPHNVMARNTLGVALLEQHRIKEARTAMATAAEADTMSAPVYASNHLFTSLYQPDVDNDELYRIHCDFGRRFTSGEIDQTRPHANPRDLNRKLRLAYMSPDFRGHSVSHFMEALLEKHDRSAFEVILYSNTTRIDKITQAMERAANVWVETAGLTDAALVERIRSDRVDVLVNLGGHTSGNRLPACGHKPAPVQIEYLGYPDTSGVTAMDYRITDERADPKGEAESRSIETLLRLPECFHCYRPTSKAPSTAPAPHLERGYVTFGSFNVLPKLNANVVEAWSEILKHVPKSRLYLKCKQLKTESVRDRVLGYFSDAGIEASRISMEAFVPSVKDHLGRYAGVDLALDTFPYNGTTTTCEALWMGVPVLTVLGDRHSGRVGLSLLSAAGLDEEFVAPDIETYVAKAIAWGKSPERLAEIRGTLRGQMKTSPLRNEVEFTRTLEALYRTAWQAWCEGPETFEHKAPRPLRTDDSVQSVLAKVV encoded by the coding sequence ATGACAGCCGGTCAAGGAACTTCACCTCTTCTCAGCCAAGCTGTGTCTTACCTGCAAGAGGGTGATGCGGAGTCCGCTGATCTTCTATTAGAGACCTATCTGGCCCGAAAGCCAGAAGATACCCAGGCTTTGTTTATTGCCGCGCTCTGTCGGCATGCGCTGGGGGACAATGACGCGGCCATCGCACATTTAAAGAAATCACTCACACTGGCACCTCAGGAAGTGCGTGCTGCGATGCAGCTTGCCTCAATCTACGCCGATCTTGGTCAAGCGCATGAGGCTCTCACCACCTTGGATGATGCTGTTGCCGTGGTGCCAAATGATATCGAGTTGGTGTTGGCTAAGGCTGCCTTGCATCGCCGCTTTGGGGATGCAGTTGCTGCGGAGGCGACCGCTGAGTTGGCTCTTAGAATCAGCCCCAATATGGCGCGGGCGCATTATGCTTTGGGGTTGGCGAAGGCGCAGCGCCGTCATCCTTCAGGCGCAAGGCTGGCCTTTCAAAAAGCAGTCGAACTCGATCCCGCTTTTGCAGACGCCTGGGTCAATCTGGGTGTGGTGGAAAAAGGTGTTGGCGATCTGACAAGCGCCGCCAATAGTTTCCAGCAGGCTTTGAAACTCAAGCCGGATGATCCGGTGGCGCACAACAATTTTGGCAATCTTCTATTAGAACAGCGTACCTTTGATGCGGCGTTGAAATCGTATCACCGCGCTGTTGCCCTTGATCCCCATTACCTTGATGCCAAGGTGAACCTGGCGCTTGCTTTGCGCGAGTCTGGGGATGTGGATGGCTGCATCGTCGCCCTGAAAAAGGTATTGCAAGAACACCCGAATCAAGCATCTGTTTTAAATGCTTATGGCAATGCTCTGCGCCAGGCTGAACGGTTTAAAGAGGCCCAACACGCCTTAGAGAGCGCCCTTGAGCTTGAGCCTGAGAATGCAGAAGTGCTCAACAACCTTGGCTTGGTTCTCGCCCTGCTGGGTGAGCGTTTTACGGCTGCGGATATGTTTGAGCGGGCCTGTGCGCTACGCCCGGACATGCCCGTTCTGGCCAATAATTATGGCACGCTGCTGCTGAAGATGTTTGACCTTGAAGCGGCAATTTATCAATTGGCGCGGGCTGTTTCACTCGACTCCACGTATCTGGATGCTCTGGTTAATCTGGGGGTCGCGCATTTCATGCGGGGCAATTATGACGAGGCCATTCGCGCTTATCGCCAAACGCTGAGTATCGATTCCTATAATGCGTTTGCGCATTATAGCCTTGGGGTGGCGCTGCTTGAACAACAGGATCTGACGGAAGCGGTTAAAGAGATTGAGTACGCCTTGATCGTTAACCCTCATAACGTCATGGCGCGTAATACACTTGGCGTGGCTCTGTTGGAACAACACCGCATTAAAGAAGCGCGCACGGCTATGGCGACCGCGGCTGAGGCCGACACCATGTCTGCGCCGGTCTATGCGTCAAATCATTTGTTCACCAGTCTGTACCAGCCTGATGTAGATAACGATGAATTGTACCGCATCCATTGCGATTTCGGACGCCGGTTCACCAGCGGTGAAATTGACCAGACGCGGCCTCATGCTAACCCGCGTGATTTAAACCGCAAGCTTCGCCTCGCCTATATGTCACCCGATTTTCGTGGTCATTCCGTGTCACACTTTATGGAAGCATTGTTGGAAAAGCATGACCGCTCGGCCTTTGAGGTTATTCTGTATTCGAACACTACGCGCATCGATAAGATTACGCAGGCTATGGAGCGGGCGGCAAATGTTTGGGTGGAAACCGCTGGTTTGACAGATGCGGCTTTGGTCGAGAGGATTCGATCCGATCGTGTTGATGTTTTGGTCAACCTTGGTGGACATACGTCCGGCAACAGATTGCCTGCGTGCGGTCATAAACCAGCGCCGGTCCAGATTGAATATCTTGGATATCCCGATACCAGTGGTGTTACGGCTATGGATTATCGCATCACGGATGAGCGTGCAGACCCAAAGGGTGAGGCTGAGTCGCGCAGTATTGAAACGCTTCTGCGACTGCCAGAGTGTTTTCATTGTTACCGCCCGACCTCAAAAGCACCCAGCACCGCGCCCGCGCCGCACCTAGAGCGCGGATATGTCACGTTCGGGTCGTTTAATGTGCTGCCGAAACTCAATGCAAACGTGGTTGAAGCGTGGTCTGAAATCTTAAAACATGTTCCGAAGTCTCGCTTGTACCTCAAGTGCAAACAGCTCAAAACAGAAAGCGTCCGCGACCGGGTTCTCGGATATTTTTCAGATGCGGGTATCGAGGCTTCCCGCATCAGCATGGAGGCGTTCGTACCTTCTGTGAAAGATCATCTCGGGCGGTATGCGGGCGTTGACCTTGCCCTGGATACGTTTCCCTATAACGGCACCACCACCACATGCGAGGCGCTGTGGATGGGGGTGCCTGTACTGACTGTCCTGGGCGACCGCCACAGCGGGCGTGTGGGGCTAAGTCTATTGAGCGCAGCAGGGCTGGACGAAGAGTTCGTGGCGCCTGATATTGAAACGTACGTTGCAAAAGCGATTGCGTGGGGAAAGTCACCTGAACGCCTGGCCGAAATTCGTGGCACGTTGCGGGGGCAGATGAAAACCTCACCCCTGCGCAACGAAGTCGAATTTACCCGTACGCTTGAGGCTTTATATCGTACCGCGTGGCAGGCCTGGTGTGAGGGGCCGGAAACTTTCGAGCATAAGGCACCACGGCCTTTACGCACCGATGACTCCGTCCAAAGTGTTCTGGCCAAAGTGGTTTAA
- a CDS encoding tetratricopeptide repeat protein: MDDRLALAIKYYQSNLDAQASLLVAEVMAEPDPPAEAISISATLAFERRDLQSALTYCDLLLTKTPDDGYALLLKGRVLSDLGDQQGALQTLAQAVDVEPGLAAAHYNLGWVRERIGDISGAITAYQSAVARQDPYPVAWNNLGLAFERTGDAAAAADAFQNAIDQFPAFSIAHNNLGALRAAGGQFHAAAQAYGTALSANPDNIDAATNQGVALLEQGDITAAVAVFESVLDKVPDHPPAIDNTLYAEMYRADDPADIRRRHDTVGDRLPPSAQTPKALARKIERPIRVGFISPDFRRHSVSRFALPLIQAIDPAKISVILCSDVREPDDVTQAYRSVAAEWIELSDKPDDEVIARVRDTKLDVVVDLAGHTTGNRLRALSSRVAPVQITGLGYPGPSGVPAIDYWLCDEITNPPAEGNNFDRDRPLYLNTGLHVFAPPTDCPPVLSLPLLENGHVTFGSFNKAAKISDQTVALWARVLRELPDARLLLKARAFTEDETANTLKARFSAAGVSADRIQTMGWAIEDTDHLALYQRVDVALDTFPYNGTTTTCEALWMGVPVVTLRGNSHAARVGASLLTSAGLSDHIAATPDAFIHKAVALAKNTTTLKGLRESLRDQLLESRLTDAVGAARSFEDAIERALEQTLK, encoded by the coding sequence ATGGATGACCGGCTGGCCCTCGCCATCAAGTACTACCAGTCGAATTTGGACGCGCAGGCGTCGCTCCTGGTGGCCGAGGTTATGGCCGAGCCGGATCCACCGGCCGAAGCGATCAGTATCTCTGCGACCCTGGCCTTCGAGCGCCGCGATCTGCAGAGTGCGCTTACCTATTGCGACCTACTGTTAACCAAAACGCCAGATGACGGCTATGCACTGTTGCTCAAAGGACGTGTTTTGTCTGATCTTGGCGACCAGCAGGGCGCCCTTCAAACGCTTGCACAGGCGGTTGATGTTGAGCCGGGCTTAGCGGCAGCTCACTACAATCTTGGTTGGGTGCGTGAGCGCATTGGAGATATCTCTGGTGCAATCACCGCGTATCAGAGCGCTGTAGCCCGGCAAGACCCCTATCCAGTGGCCTGGAATAATCTTGGCCTAGCGTTCGAGCGCACTGGCGATGCAGCCGCCGCCGCGGATGCGTTTCAAAACGCGATAGATCAGTTTCCCGCGTTCTCAATAGCCCATAACAACTTGGGGGCTTTGCGTGCCGCTGGTGGCCAGTTTCACGCGGCAGCTCAAGCGTACGGCACGGCTTTATCCGCGAACCCGGACAATATAGATGCGGCCACCAACCAAGGTGTAGCGCTGCTGGAGCAGGGCGATATCACAGCGGCTGTTGCCGTATTCGAGTCCGTTCTCGATAAAGTGCCCGATCATCCACCAGCGATAGATAACACACTGTATGCCGAGATGTATCGCGCAGATGACCCCGCTGACATCCGTCGTCGTCATGACACAGTTGGCGATCGTCTGCCTCCGTCTGCTCAAACCCCAAAAGCATTAGCGAGAAAAATTGAACGCCCCATTCGCGTTGGATTTATTTCACCAGATTTTCGGCGGCATTCTGTTAGCCGGTTCGCGTTGCCGCTGATCCAGGCCATCGACCCTGCCAAAATATCCGTCATTTTGTGCAGTGATGTGCGTGAACCGGACGATGTGACCCAGGCTTACAGGTCTGTTGCGGCTGAATGGATAGAGCTTTCAGATAAACCGGATGATGAGGTGATCGCACGCGTGCGAGATACCAAGCTTGATGTGGTGGTTGATCTTGCCGGTCATACCACGGGCAATAGACTGCGGGCGCTGTCGTCTCGTGTCGCACCGGTTCAAATCACCGGTCTAGGCTATCCCGGGCCATCAGGCGTGCCAGCCATAGATTATTGGTTATGTGATGAGATCACCAATCCTCCCGCCGAAGGCAATAACTTTGATCGAGATCGCCCTTTGTATTTGAATACGGGCTTACATGTTTTTGCACCGCCAACGGACTGTCCCCCGGTCTTGTCTTTACCGTTATTGGAAAATGGCCATGTGACCTTCGGCTCGTTCAATAAGGCCGCCAAAATCTCTGATCAAACGGTTGCATTGTGGGCGCGAGTGCTGCGCGAGCTTCCTGATGCGCGTCTTCTGTTGAAAGCGCGTGCCTTCACCGAAGATGAAACGGCAAACACTCTTAAAGCCCGCTTTAGCGCAGCAGGGGTTTCGGCAGATCGCATTCAAACCATGGGATGGGCCATCGAAGATACGGACCATCTTGCCTTATATCAACGCGTCGATGTTGCATTGGATACCTTTCCCTATAATGGCACCACCACAACCTGTGAGGCGCTGTGGATGGGTGTGCCGGTGGTGACGTTACGGGGAAACAGTCATGCAGCGCGGGTTGGCGCCAGTCTATTGACCTCAGCCGGTCTGAGCGATCATATTGCCGCGACGCCGGACGCATTTATTCACAAAGCCGTTGCCTTAGCCAAAAATACCACTACTTTAAAAGGTCTGCGTGAAAGCCTCCGAGATCAACTTTTAGAAAGTCGCCTGACAGATGCGGTTGGGGCCGCGCGCTCCTTTGAAGACGCAATCGAACGCGCCCTCGAGCAAACCCTCAAGTAA
- a CDS encoding flagellar biosynthesis repressor FlbT, whose amino-acid sequence MPLKLTLKPNEKVLIGTSVIANGPNKTEFVVLNRVPVVRQKDIITEEDADTIAKKLYVTILNMYINPAQEKDYHGIYFLLMRQMILMPIDAKAIDMMVEMSQRILEGDHYRALKLCRQLIKLEAEALKNV is encoded by the coding sequence ATGCCGCTGAAACTGACATTAAAGCCCAACGAGAAAGTTCTGATTGGGACGTCTGTCATCGCCAACGGGCCGAATAAGACCGAATTTGTCGTTCTGAACCGCGTTCCGGTGGTGCGGCAAAAAGATATAATTACTGAGGAAGACGCAGATACAATTGCGAAAAAGCTCTATGTCACCATCCTCAATATGTATATCAACCCAGCGCAAGAAAAGGACTACCACGGCATCTACTTTTTACTCATGCGGCAGATGATTTTGATGCCCATAGATGCCAAGGCAATTGATATGATGGTGGAAATGTCACAGCGGATACTCGAAGGCGACCATTACCGAGCATTGAAGCTGTGCCGACAGCTTATTAAGCTTGAGGCGGAGGCTCTAAAGAATGTCTAA
- a CDS encoding flagellin, with protein MGDITLSTATRTNLLSLQRTTSLIGRTQERLATGLKVNSAIDDALSFFKARNLNSRAADLQNIKDGITDGINVIRASIQGLEGMEAVLKQMKALAQSAISAPESSTRGKLASQFNELRSQVDNLAEDSSFNGINLLKNSTSAFEAGADTLTVKFNERTERVSINQLIISGISATDFNTMVGISAVATGTPGDSTVWGQTGTAAVRAINAAIRAIDSALITVRQSAQALGTNSALLEIRRSFTEDIVNTLKGGASDLVNADLNEESANLLSLQTRQQLGTISLSIAQQSEQAILRLFG; from the coding sequence ATGGGTGATATAACCTTATCAACGGCGACACGCACCAACCTGCTCTCCCTGCAGCGCACCACGTCGCTGATTGGCCGCACGCAAGAACGGCTTGCCACAGGTCTCAAGGTCAACAGTGCAATTGATGATGCCCTGTCATTTTTTAAGGCGCGTAACCTCAACAGCCGCGCCGCCGATCTGCAAAACATCAAGGACGGAATCACCGACGGCATCAATGTGATTAGGGCCTCCATTCAAGGTCTCGAGGGCATGGAAGCTGTCTTGAAACAGATGAAAGCCCTGGCCCAGTCCGCTATTTCCGCGCCGGAAAGTTCGACGCGTGGCAAACTGGCCAGCCAGTTTAATGAGCTGCGCAGTCAGGTTGATAACCTGGCAGAGGACTCCAGTTTCAATGGTATCAATTTGCTCAAGAATTCTACGTCCGCGTTTGAAGCTGGTGCCGATACGTTGACGGTTAAGTTTAATGAGCGGACCGAGCGTGTCTCGATCAACCAATTGATCATCAGTGGCATCAGTGCGACAGACTTTAATACCATGGTCGGAATTTCAGCCGTTGCAACCGGAACGCCCGGAGACTCGACGGTTTGGGGGCAAACTGGAACCGCTGCTGTACGGGCGATCAATGCCGCGATCCGCGCCATCGACTCCGCGTTGATCACGGTGCGTCAGTCTGCACAGGCCCTTGGCACGAACTCGGCGTTGCTCGAAATTCGCAGATCGTTCACGGAAGACATTGTGAATACGCTTAAGGGGGGCGCGTCAGACCTGGTCAACGCTGACCTCAATGAAGAATCGGCAAACCTTTTATCGCTGCAAACGCGCCAGCAGCTTGGCACAATTTCGCTGTCTATTGCCCAGCAGTCTGAGCAGGCCATCCTAAGACTGTTCGGGTAA
- a CDS encoding flagellin encodes MGDISLSNATRTNLLSLQRTTSLIGRTQERLATGLKVNSAIDDALAFFKARNLNSRAQDLSTIKDEISNGISVIRASIQGLEAIESVLKQMKAVAQSAISSPESSTRAKLASQFNELRSQVDNLTEDARFNGVNLLKNSTNTFEAGADNLTVRFNERMDDTPGTDTGPRNQLIVSGVSAADFATIVASSATATGAAGSATVWGQTGTAAVSAINAAIRGIDSALVTVRQVAQNLGTNSSLLEIRRDFTQNLVNTLRGGASELINADLNEESANLLSLQTRQQLGTISLSIAQQSEQSVLRLF; translated from the coding sequence ATGGGAGATATCTCGCTATCTAATGCCACTCGGACAAACCTTTTGTCCTTGCAGCGCACAACGTCACTGATTGGCCGCACGCAAGAGCGGTTGGCAACGGGCCTTAAAGTGAACAGCGCCATTGATGATGCGCTGGCCTTCTTTAAAGCGCGCAATTTGAATAGTCGCGCGCAGGACCTTTCAACCATTAAAGACGAGATTTCTAACGGCATCAGCGTCATTCGGGCCTCAATTCAGGGCTTGGAGGCCATCGAGTCTGTTTTGAAGCAGATGAAAGCTGTCGCGCAATCGGCTATTTCTTCGCCGGAAAGCTCAACCCGGGCAAAATTGGCAAGCCAGTTCAATGAGTTAAGGTCTCAAGTCGACAACTTGACGGAGGACGCCCGTTTCAATGGCGTCAACCTTTTGAAAAACTCGACAAATACGTTTGAAGCAGGCGCGGATAACCTCACCGTTCGATTCAACGAGCGTATGGATGACACACCTGGAACGGATACCGGGCCGCGAAACCAATTGATCGTGTCTGGTGTGTCTGCGGCTGACTTTGCGACCATCGTTGCAAGTTCCGCGACGGCAACCGGTGCCGCTGGGTCGGCTACGGTCTGGGGGCAAACCGGAACGGCAGCTGTGTCAGCCATTAACGCGGCAATCCGCGGCATCGACTCTGCATTGGTTACGGTGCGTCAAGTTGCACAAAACTTGGGTACAAACTCATCTTTGCTGGAAATTCGCAGGGACTTTACTCAAAACCTCGTCAACACGCTTCGGGGTGGGGCGTCTGAGTTGATCAACGCCGACTTGAACGAAGAATCGGCCAACCTCTTGTCTCTTCAAACCCGGCAGCAATTGGGTACAATTTCTTTGTCTATTGCCCAGCAATCAGAACAGTCGGTTCTCAGACTCTTCTAA